ATTTTTACGGCTTTACTTGCTTTGGCTAGTGCGGCACCACCACCAATGACGATACCTTCGTCCACAGCTGCTTTGGTTGCAGAGAGTGCATCATCTACTCTGTCTTTCTTCTCTTTCATTTCAGTCTCAGTAGCCGCACCGACCTTGATGACCGCTACACCGCCTGAAAGTTTTGCCAGTCTCTCCTGGAGTTTTTCTTTGTCGTATTCGCTTGTGGTATTTTCCACCTGCACCTTGATCTCGGCTACTCTTGCTTCAACTGCAGCACTGTCGCCTTTACCGTCCACGATAACAGTATTGTCTTTGTCTATGACCACGCGTGCTGCCTGTCCAAGGTCATCAAGTGTCGCCTTGTCAAGGCTGAGTCCAAGTTCTTCGGTGATGACGTTCGCTCCCGTGAGGATGGCGATGTCTTTGAGCATCTCTTTCTTTCTGTCTCCAAAGCCGGGAGCTTTAACGGCAGCGATATTGAGTACGCCTTTGAGTCTGTTGAGTACCAGTGTTGCCAGGGCTTCACCTTCAAGGTCATCAGAAATGATGAGCAGCGGTCTTCCACTCTGCTGAATTTGCTCAAGGACAGGGATCAGGTCTTTGAGGGACGTGATTTTCGAGTCCGTGATGAGTAAGAGCGGATTTTCCATCTCGCAGGTCATCTTCTCCGTGTTGGTCACAAAGTAGGGTGAGAGGTAGCCTCTGTCGAACTGCATACCTTCAACCACTTCAAGGTCATCATTGATCCCTTTTGCCTCTTCAACAGTGATAACACCGTCTTTTCCTACCCTCTCCATCGCTTCGGCAATAAGGTTACCGATGGTCTCGTCAGAGTTTGCGGAAATCGTCGCTACCTGTGCGATCTCTTTTTTGTCTTTGACCTCTTTGGAGATCTTTTTGAGCTCATCGATGATCGCTGCACTGGCTTTGTCCATACCTCTTTTCACTTCGATGGGGTTGGCGCCGGCCGTGATGTTTCTCAATCCCTCTTTGAAGATAGAGTGTGCCAGTACGGTTGCAGTTGTTGTACCGTCACCCGCTTCATCGGCTGTGTTGCTTGCCACCTCTTTGACCAGCTGTGCACCCATGTTTTCCAGTGTATCGTCAAGTTCGATCTCTCTGGCTACGCTCACACCGTCTTTTGTGATGTGGGGGGCACCAAAGCTTTTTTGAATGAGAACGTTACGCCCTCTTGGTCCCATAGTCACTTTTACGGCATCTGCCAATTTCGTGACACCTTCGAACAGTCCGTTTCTTGCTTTGTCTGAAAAAAATATTTCTTTTGCCATCTTCTATCCTTTTATGTAGTTCTTATTAGATTATTTTAAATGTTATACGAGTATTCCAAAGATGTCGGAGCTCTCCATTATGAGAAACTCTTCTCCATCCAGGATGATCTCATTTCCGGAATATTTTCCGAATACGACAGTGTCGTCCACATTGATATCTTCAACTTCGCTGCCTACAGCGATCACTTTACCTTTTGACGGTTTCTCTTTTGCATTATCAGGTATAATGATTCCTGAAGCCGTTGTATTGGCCTCTTCAACTCTTTGGATCAAAAGTCTGTCACCTAATGGCTTAAAATTCATGATATCTCCTTACGATTTATAATTTATGTAATGCAATCATACAAAAAAATGTCTGTTTTGTCAATAGTCTTTAGTCATTATCACTAAAGTTTTTTAACAAATATCTTTAAGATATATATTGAATTCATTTTGTAAATGTTGTATAATCTTTTTAAAAATCAATAAAGGAGATAGTATATATTATGGAAAAAAAACAAAAAAAAGTAGTACTCTTCACTACACCGACGTGTAAATGGTGTACGACGGCAAAAAACCACCTGAAATCACACGGCATCAAATTCAAGGTCATTGACATTTCAAAAGACCAGAAAGCGGCAAAAGACTGTGAACAGCATGGGTGCAGAGGAGTTCCTGTTTATCTGATCGGCTCACAATGGATCTGCGGATTCGATCAGAAAAAAGTGGAAAAAGTGTTAAATTTATGATTTTTTTAAAAAACTATTGACAATAAAGCAAACTTTAGCTAAAATTCCGGTCTCTTCATTAGTGGCAAGATAGCTCAGTTGGTTAGAGCGCTGCTCTCATAAGGCGGAGGTCCGGGATTCGAGTTCCCGTCTTGCTACCACTTAGAACACTTTTTAAACCCCATGAGTCTTATCTATCTACTTTCAAAATTTTTTAAAATATCGTACATCAATCTTCTATCTGATTAATTTTAATCAGACTCTATTTCTTTTTACTCTATAATTCCCCTAACATAAACCACATATCAGGCAAGACTCATGATAGACTTAAAATACCTCCAGAACAACTTCGATGAAGCAAGTACAAAATTGCAAAAAAAAGGTGTGGATACAGCAATACTTGAACATCTGCAAAACCTTTTTAAAACACTCAAAGAGGCCAACGCAAAACTCGAAGCAGCTAAGGCAGAACAGAACAGTATGTCCAAACTCTTTGGGCAGTATAAGCGCGAAGGGAAGGATATTACTGAACTTAAGGCAAAGGTCGATGCAAATAAAGAGGCGATGGTACCTCTGCAGGAGAAGGCAAGAGAAGCAGAGGCATCCCTGTATGAAGTAGCACTGGCTATCCCGAACTTTCCTGACGATTCTGTTCCAGAAGGTACCGATGAAGAGGACAATGTTGAACTGATCAAAGTACTTGAACCGAAAAGTTTCGACTTTGAACCGTTGGAACACTGGGCACTGGCGGAGAAAAATGGCTGGATCGATTTCGAACGCGGTGTAAAATTGGCAAAAAGCCGCTTTTCTGTTTTACGTGGTGAGGCTGCAAGGCTTGAAAGAGCGCTGATCAACTTCTTTCTTGATACCAACACAGAAAGAGGCTTTGAAGAGCTTTGTGTGCCGTTTATGAACAATGCCCAGATGCTTCAGGGAACGGGACAGCTTCCAAAATTTGAAGATGATCTCTTCAAAATAGAAGATGAGGATCTCTACCTGATCCCTACGGCGGAAGTACCGTTAACAAATATGTATAATGATGAGATCCTTTCGGAGAGTGAACTGCCTGTACTCATGACAGGCTATACTCCCTGTTTTCGAAAAGAGGCAGGTTCAGCCGGACGTGATACACGAGGGATGATCCGCCAGCACCAGTTCGACAAGGTAGAAATGGTTGCTATTGCCCACCCTGACAAGAGTGACGAAGTCTTTGATATGATGGTACAGAATGCTTCGGATATCCTGACGGCACTTGGCTTGCCGCATAGGGTAGTGGAACTTTGCGGAGGGGACCTCGGTTTTTCGGCGTCAAAGACCATCGACCTTGAAGTGTGGCTTCCGGGGCAGAACAAATACCGGGAAATTTCTTCCATCTCCAATACCAGGGATTTTCAGGCAAGACGTGCGAAGATCAGGTTTAAAGACAACAAAAAGAACAGGCTGGTCCATACGTTGAACGGTTCGGCACTTGCCGTAGGGCGTACGCTGATCGCAATCATGGAGAATTATCAGAATGAAGACGGGACGATAGAGATTCCGGAAGTGTTAAAAAAATATATGTAGGGTGTGCAATTGCACACCAATTTAAATATGATCAAAAATATAACACAATTATTTATATATGAGGTGTGCAACTGCACACCCTACGCAAAAATATAATCATATTGTTTTCGAACTGTCACTGTGACGTGATTTCAATTTCCCTTCCATGCTCAAGTAGCTGTTGAGTGCACCTATATAGGCTCTGGCAGAGGCCAGCATCGTATCGATATTCAATCCGTGCCCTATAATGGCAGGTTCTCCGTTGAAGGATACTTTGACTGTCACGTTTGCAAGAGCATCTTTTCCCTTGCTGACCGATTTGACCTTATAGTCCAACAACTGACCGTCATAGCCGGATATACGGTCAATGGTCTTGAAAATGGCATCCATAGTCCCGTCACCGATACTCGCATCAATGATCTCATTGTCATCTTTCTTGATGCTTACCGCCGCTGAAGGCATACCATTGGAGCAGTCCATCAACTGCAGAGAGATCAATTCGAAAATCTTCGGAGCAGAGGTCATCTCGTTGGTGACCAATGCTCTCAAGTCATCATCGTAGATATCTTTTTTCCTGTCCGCAAGTATCTTGAAACGCTCGAAAGAACTGTTCAATGCTTCATCTGTCAATGTAAAGCCCAGTTTGCTCAATTTGTCCTTGAATGCTGCACGGCCCGAATGTTTACCCAGGACCAGAGTGTCTTCCATATCCAAACCGATATCTGCGGGACGGATGATCTCGTAGGTCTCTTTGTTCTTTAGCATACCGTCCTGGTGTATGCCGCTCTCATGGGCGAAAGCATTTTTTCCGACGATCGCCTTGTTCGGCTGTGGTTCGATACCTGTGATGCTTGCGATCAAACGGCTGGAAGGGTAGATCTCTTTAGTGTTGATGTTTGTTTCAAAGCCCTTAAAGACATCCTGTCTGGTTCTCAATGCCATGACGATCTCTTCCAATGCGGCATTCCCGGCGCGTTCACCCAAGCCGTTTATGGTACATTCAACCTGTCTGGCACCGTTGATGACGGCTTCAAGCGAGTTGGCCACACCCAGGCCCAAATCATTATGGTTGTGCACGGAGATGATAGCACGCCCTTTGACATATTCGCTCATCTCTTTGACCATGGCACCGATCTCGAAGGGAAGTCTGAAGCCTACGGTGTCGGGCAAGTTGATGGTCGTAGCACCTGCTTGGATGACCGCATCGGATATCTCTTTCATGAAGCCTATGTCTGAGCGTCCGGCATCTTCACAGGAGAACTCTACATCCTCAACGAAAGTACGGGCGTACTCTACCGCTCTGACCGCTCTTTTGATGACTTCGTCAGGAGACATTTTCAGTTTGTGTTCCATATGTATCTTTGAAGTCGCGATGAAGGTATGGATACGCTTCATTCTGGCTTTGGCCACCGCTTCGCCTGCTGCTTTGACATCCGAGTCTATCGCTCTTGCCAAAGAACAGACAGTAGAGTTGCTTACACGCTGTGCGATCTTTTCAATGGCGTCAAAGTCTCCCGGGCTTGCTGCTGCGAATCCTGCTTCGATAATGTCCACCCCTAAACGCTCCAACTGCGCCGCGATCTGGATCTTCTCTTCTGTGTTCATGGAAGCCCCGGGACTCTGTTCACCGTCTCTCAATGTTGTGTCAAATATTTTAATGGTCTCTTTGTTCATTATATTTACCTTGAAAATGATAAGAACGCCTAAAACGAAACTGTTTTCGTAAGCTTGCTGATGAAGTAAACTTGGCGTTAGCGCAGCCCGCATAGAACTTTGTTCTGTGGCATTGCATAAATGGTAGTCTAATTTTACCGAAATAGTGGTTAATTAGAAATGCGTTGTGTATATTTAAAATATGGGAATTAGAGTGAGAGAAGTAGGAGGAGTCTGTCAACTTGTGTGAAAATGGTTCTGTTTCTTGTGTATGTTTTCATAATGTACTCCTGTAATTTTTGGAAAGTATATCCAAAATCCTGTAAAATAGCAAGGGATAAAGATTATCTTTTAAAATGAATTTTACGGATGTTATAGGTGTAAAGTGCGCGAATCGGTCCATACAGTACATAGAGAAGAATGATCAAAGCAAATCCTTCTGTAGAGAAAAGGTAAAGCAGGGAGGTGGCAAGCACCAGGGTGATCATGGTCTTAAAAAGCATCGGTCTGTCAAGCTGTATTTTCTTGAAAGAGGGATAGCGAAAATTGCTGACCATCAAAAGGGAAATACCAAGACAAAGAAACAGAAGTAAGATACTGTAGTTTTCCAGTGCATATTTATGAAAAAGAAGTATCCACATCGAGATAAAGATCGCGGCTGTTGGAATGGGCAAGCCAATGAAAACATTGGGATCTGCTTTGGCTGTGCAGATGTTGAAACGTGCCAGACGAATGGCACCGAAGATGACATAAAGCGCCGATACCAGTATTCCGAAACGTCCAAACTCGTTCCCTGTGAAAAAATAGAGCAGCATGGCCGGTGCGATACCGAAAGAGATGATGTCGGCAAGTGAGTCGAACTCCACTCCGAACTGGCTGGTGGTATTGGTCATACGGGCAACACGTCCGTCCAGGCCGTCAAAGACCAGTGCAAGCAGGATCAGCCATGCGGCAGAGTTGAAATCTTCTTTACTGGCTTCAACAATACTGAGTACACCGATAAAGATACTGCTTGCGGTAAAGAGATTCGGCAGTAGGTAGATCAGCTTTATGTTGCGTTTCATCTAGGCTTCTTTGTTGTTATCACTCTCTTCGGATATCTCTTTTTTTAATGCTTCTTCTTTTTTTTCTGCCTCTGCTTTGTTTTTGGCGACCTTGTCTTTATGGGCAAGACGGCTAGGCATACCTTTTTCTTTTTCGTACTCTTCGATGATCCTGCGGACTGTTTTTCCTTCGATCACTTCCGTTCCCAAAAGTTCTTTGGCCATATTGTCGATAGCGCCATAATAATCCTGGAGTGTTTCCTTTACATAGCCGTAGCGTTCGTTCAGAGTGGATTTGATATAGCTGTCCATAGCCTCAGCTGTCTTATCACTGTAATCGGTCGATACCGCTCCGGCACCGAGGAAAGAGTTTTGACTGCGGGAAAGGACCATGAGCCCGGCTACATCGGTCATTCCGTACACTGAGACCATATCTTTTAAGATGGCAGTAGCACGGTCAAGGTCATTTCCTGCTCCCGTAGAGATCTCTCCAATGAATACATCTTCAGCCGCGCGTCCGCCAAGGAGTACATCGACTTCTGCCATCAGTTCATGTTTCTGTTTCAGAAAACGCTCTTCATCTTCGGGAAGATGCAGCGTATAGCCAAGTGCGCCCAGCCCGCGTGGGATGATGGAGACCTTGGTGACACGGGTAGCGCCTTCGCTGAGTTCAGACATGAGTGCATGTCCGCTCTCGTGATAGGCAACGATCTTCTTTTCCGTCTCGTTGATCTTGCGATTCTTTTTCTCAAGTCCTACAAAGGAACGTTCAATGGCTTCAAGCAAGTCTGACTGTTCGATCTGTTTCTTGTTCTGGCGTCCCGCAAGCAGGGCCGCTTCATTGATAATGTTGGCAAGATCGGCCCCGGCCAGCCCGGCAGTCTGTTTGGCAACGATTTCAAGATCGACATTGGGAGCGAGTTTGACATCTTTAGAGTGTACTTTGAGGATAGCTAAACGACCTTCATAATCAGGTTTATCTACAAGTACCTGTCTGTCGAAACGTCCTGCTCTAAGTAAAGCAGCATCAAGTGTTTCCGGCCTGTTGGTGGCTGCAAGTACGATGACAGGGGTATCGGTTCCGAAGCCGTCCATTTCTGCAAGAAGCTGATTGAGGGTTTGTTCTCTCTCGTCATTTCCGCCCATTTGTCCCCCACTTGCACGGCTTTTACCGATGGCGTCGATCTCATCGATGAAGATGATGGAAGGTGCTTCTTTCTTTGCCTGTGCAAAAAGGTCACGCACACGGCTGGCACCGACCCCGACGAACATCTCTATGAATCCGGAACCGCTTACGGAGAAGAACGGTACCGAGGCCTCTCCCGCCACCGCTTTGGCAAGCAGGGTCTTACCGGTACCCGGAGGGCCCACAAGCAGGACCCCTTTGGGGATCTTGGCGCCGAGTTCTATGTACCGTTCCGGGAATTTGAGGAAATCGACGATCTCTTTGACTTCGTCTTTTGCCTCTTCTACTCCCTGGACATCGTCAAAACGTGTATCGGGTTTCTCGGAGTTGATGAGTTTATCGGCTTTTCCTGCTCCCAGAATGCCTCCCCCCATACCTTTACTCATCTTTTTGGCAAGGAAGATCCAGATAGCGAAGAAGATGAGGATAGGCAGCATCATGCTGATCAGTTCAGAAAAGAAACCGTTACCCACCACACCTTCGTAGGCGATACCTTTTTTGTCAAGCAGTGGAATGAGGTCTCTGTCGTATGTTGGGACATTCTGTGCCACATAGCGGACTTTACGCCCGTTGTCCTCAATGATCGCTTCGACCATTGAGGGAGTCAATTTGACACTTTTAACCGCTCCCTCTTCGATTCTCTTCTTGATCTCCGAATATTTTACCTGTTTTGTCTGCGCTACACCCTGTGTATTCATCATAGTGCCGAGACTGTCTCCTTCACCGACGAAGGATTTGAAGATCAGGATGATGACAATGGAGAAGATCGCAAAGGCGAGCAGGGGATTGTCATTGAAAAAGTTGTTATTATTGTTTTGCTTATTATCATTGTTATTGTTTGGATTAGCCATTTATTTTTTCCTTTTTGTAGACGAGTGTTACCCATTCGTCTTTTAGGGTTCTTTTTTCTAAAGTCAGATCTTGAAAAGATGCTTTTACCAGTTCTTCTTTTTTATCTAAAATACCTGAAAGTATCAGGTATCCACCTTCTTGTACTGCGGCTTTAAGATCCTTGGAGATGAATCTTAACACATCTGCAATGATATTGGCGATGACCACATCATACGTACCTTCAGCTTTATCGATAGAGCCTTCCCAGAGTTTGTCGTACTGCGCTTCATTGAGCTTGAAGTTCTCTTTGCAGCTTTTAACTGAAAGTGGGTCGGTATCACACAATTCGACAGTGGCACCCAGTTTTTTTGCCGCAAGACCCAAAATACCTGAACCGCAACCGACATCGATGATGCGGTCTCCCTCTTTGACAGTTTCACTGATCGCTTCAAGACAGGAGAATGTCGTGGCATGATGACCGGAACCAAAGGCCAACGCAGGGTCTATTTTAATGTTGATGAATCTCTCTTTTGGTTCGTACCAGCTGGGAAAGATATAGAACTTTCCCGCTTCAATAGGCTGAATGGACTCCTGATAACTCTTGATCCAGTCAATATTCTCTTTCTCTTCCAAGTTGAAATCCATATGGATGTCACTCTCAAGCTCATCCTGTAAGGCTACCAGTGCATCTTTAACGAAAGTTAAATCAGACTCGCTTCGTATGACGATCTTCCCTGTACCGAACTCCAAGCCTTCATCATGGATATTCATAATGTAATCAGAAATAAGATCGACATACTGATCATCCAGAGTAATCGTCAGTTCATAATACTTATCCTGCATTTACAGTCCTAAACGCTTCTTCGAGGTCGAGGGTACCTTCATAGAATGCTTTGCCGACAATAGTGCCGTCAATGCCTGCTTCAATGAGCGCATTGATATCCGTCATATCTTTCAATCCGCCGCTTGCGATGGTCTCCAGTCCGGAGGCTTCCTTAATGGCAAGAGTGAAGTCAATGTTCACACCGGTCATCATCCCGTCGCGTCCCACATCGGTACAGATAATGGCTTCAACACCGGCATCGGCGAATTCCTTTGCAAGGTCGGTGGCTTTCATATCGGACACTTCTCCCCAGCCTTCGACTGCAACCATGCCGTCAATCGCATCGATACCGACAACGATCGGGTATTTGGCTGCCATCTCTCTGACGAATTTCGGGTCTTTGACCGCAATGGAACCGAGAATGAGTCTGTCGATGCCGAGATCAAGATACATTTTGATGGTCTCTTCATCCCTGATCCCTCCTCCAAGTTCAAGTTTGAGGTTGCAGTTCTCCCTGATCTTCTTGATCTGTTCAAGGTTTTCAGGTTTTCCGGCAAAGGCACCGTTAAGGTCGACAAGGTGTACCCATTCGCTTCCGAGTTCTTCAAAACGCTTGGCAACTTGCCAGGGTTCATCACTGTAGATCTTGGCGGACTCCATGAGCCCTTTGCTTAGTCTGACTGCTTTTCCGTCTTTTAAATCAATAGCGGGCAATATTGTCATTGTTTTCCTTCGTAGGGTGCATAATCACGCACCGTATTATGATTTTGTAAAATTTTCTATGATCTTCAAACCGTTCTCATGGCTTTTTTCCGGGTGTGGCTGAATACCGTATATATTCCCGTTCTGTACGGCTGAAACAAACTCGTATCCGTAATGTGTTTTTCCTATAGCATACCTGTCATCACAGACAGCATGGAATGAATGTACAAAGTAAAGATAGATTTCTTGAGGCAGTCCTTCAAATATAGGTGTTTCTTTTTGCACAAAAAGCTCATTCCATCCCATATGCGGCACTTTCTGGGGATGATCGAACTTGTTTTCATCAAAAGCCACCACTTTCCCGGGGATGAGACCAAGACCTTCTGTTTTGCCAAATTCCTCGGAACTCTCAAAAAGCAGCTGCATTCCCAGACAAATACCCAACAGCGGTTTTTCGGAAGCCGCAAATACTTTGACTGCTTCATCCATACCGTTACTTTTCAAATGCGCCATCGCATCACCGAAAGCCCCCACACCGGGGAGAATGAGTTTGTCATATTGCTGCAGTTTGGAAGGATCGCTTTCCAGCCTGGCATCCGCACCCACTTTTTTGAATGCATTGATGACAGAGGCAAGGTTCCCCATATTGTAGTCGACGATACCGATCATGATTTGGTATTCCTTGTTGAGTTAAATAACTGTGATTATAGCCAATTAAATTGAAAGAGGTTATCCACCTTTAGGATATTTTGATAAAATGATACAAATTCAAGGTTCCCTAAAAATAAGGCAGTGTATGAAAGTTGCGATCGTAAAACTCTCCGCTATGGGTGATATTATTCATGCAATGGCGGCACTGCAATTTATGAAAGCGTATGATCCTTCCCTCCGGATCGACTGGATCGTGGAAGAGGTCTTTGCTCCGATACTTGAACACAACCCTGATATCGACCATATCCTGCCCGTGAATTTGAAAGGTTTGAAAAAAAAACGTAGGCAATTTCTGTCTGAAGTGCAAAAAGTTCGTGAATATGCCACAAACAATTATGATGTGGTCATCGATGCGCAGGGGCTTATCAAATCGGCCATTGTTTCAAGAATGCTTGGCAGTACAACAGGTTTTGACAGGCACTCCATCCGTGAAAGTATGGCCGCATTCTTCTATGGTAAGACTTTTTTCATACCTTATGAAATGAATGTGATAGAAAGGAATATGAAATTGATGATGCAGGCAATAGGCAGCAGTGATGAATCTGTTTCGTTGGCACAAAAAAAGCCCTTTTTGTTTTTTACCGAGGAAAACAGGCAAAAAACAGTTCCTTTTTTGGAACAGGAGGATAAAAATATTGTCTATATTCTGGGTTCGAGCTGGGAAAGCAAGATCTATCCACGGGAGAAATTTTTGGAAGTGATCAAACAATTGACAGGGAACCATCTGTTGGTATGGGGAAATGAGAGTGAGAAGAAAAGCGCGGAGTATATTGCACAGCATAGCGAAGCGAAGGTATTGCCGGAAATGACACTGAATGAGCTTAAAGCATTGATTGCTTCATCCGATCTGGTCATAGGCGGTGACAGCGGCCCTACACATATGGCCTGGGCACTCAATCGGCCAAGCATCACCCTTTTTGGCCCTACACCGGCCAAGCGGAATACTTTGGAGACAGAGTTCAACAGGGTACTGGATTGCGGCAAGGCAATAGACCCAAAACGGTTGGACAGAGAAGATCTCTGCATTGCAGATATCCCGGTTGATCAAGTGGTGATTTTGGCAAAGGAGTTGTGTAAATGAAAGATCTCTTGTATCTGGGTGTGTTCAATCTTTTCAAATTCTTTGTCTGGATCATTCCTGACCGTTTGCTGGTTTGGCTGATGAGAGGTTTTTCCTACCTTGTTTACATCGTCGACAGGAAGCACAGGAAGATAGCTAAAGTCAATCTTGACCTTGCATACGGAAATACATTGACAGAAGCAGAAAAAGAGCATATTGTCAGAGAATGCTACTTTTATCTGGCAATGACACTGGCGGATTTTGTCAAGAACCAGGGGATCTCGAGGGAAAGACTGCTTTCGAAGGTCACTTTTAAAAATTCGTATATTCTTGAGGATGCACTGAAAGAGGGCAGAAAAGTGATCCTTGTGACAGCCCATTACAGTAACTGGGAACTGGTGGCACTCTCAATCGCTGCCAAATTTGGTCCATTGACAGGAGTGGGAAGAAAACTTGATTCGCCTACCATGGATGAAATTCTTAACCAGAACCGTCAACAGTTCGATATAGAGATGCTTGATAAAAAAGGTGCGATGAAATCCATGATACAAGCTTTGAAACATAATCGCATGCTTGGATTGCTGGTCGATCAGAATACGAGTGAAAATGAAGGTGTGTTGATAGACTTTTTTGGAAAACCGGTCAGACATACACCTTCTGCAGCTATTTTAAGCAGGCGTTTTGATGCGGTGATCATTCCGGTTTTCATTACGACAGAGGATCACAAGCACTACGAATTGACATTTTATGATCCGATACAAACAGAAAAAACAGAAGACAAAGAGGGAGATATCCTCCGTTCGGTACAGCAACAGGCCAATATTACGGAAGAGATCATCAGAAAAAAGCCCGAAGAGTGGTTTTGGCTGCACCAGCGATGGAAGAACCAGTTTGAGAAATATTATGAATAGTGCTATGATGAACATATTGCCAAAATTGAAAAGTGAACAACTTGGATCATGGTTAGTGATCTTGTATGCTTTTACTTTACCAATTTCCGTAGCGATCAATAATATATTTGCAGCATTCATCTTACTTTTCTGGCTTTTGAAGGGAAATTATAAACAGACGTGGCAATTGATCAAAGACTCTAAAGTATTACAGGCATTTTTACTTTTTTTCCTGCTTCATATCGTAGGGTTGCTTTGGACGGAAGATTTCTCCTGGGGACTGCATATGATCAAAAAGGAATGGATGTTCCTTTTTGCCCCTATAATTATGAGTCTGGTCAAAAAAGAACATATCCGTTACTATGTTTCTGCCTTTTTGCTTGCTATGACGCTATCTGAGATTATCTCCTATCTGATCTGGTTCAAAGTTATTCCCCCCATTTTTCATGCAAGCGTATATGATCCTACACCTTTTATTCATCATACTTCCTATAATCCCCTCCTGGCAGTTGCTATCTATTTGATGGGGTATTTTATTCTGTTTGACAAAACATTAAATATCAAAGAGAAAGCTGTACTTGGATTATTTATTGTGACGATGAGCATCAATATGTTCATTACGGGAGGGAGGGCAGGACAGGTCGGCTATCTTGTTGCCGTTATCATACTTTTTTTTCAATATTTCGATAAAAATTTTTTCAAAGCCCTTTTGGTTTCTTTCTTGGTAGTCGGAGGTGTTTCTCTTACAGCCTATTTTGGCAGTCAGATCTTTCAGGATAGAATTAAGCTGGCGGTCAGCCAGATAGAAAATTTTGATTCTGATACGAATAGCAGTGTAGGTTTGCGAATTAATTTTGCGATCAATACGCTTGAAATGATCAAAGAGGACCCGCTTATAGGGGTGGGGACCGGGGATTTTAAAAAACGTTATGAAGAGATAAATATGGAAAAAACTCCTAACATTGCAAGCACAAAACAACCACATAATATGTATTTACTGGAAATGGCCCAGTTCGGATTAGTGGGCCTTTTTATTTTGCTATATATTTTTTATTCACAGATCAGGTTTGCACAACGTGAAATGAATGATTTGCGCAAGAAAATAGGTATTTTTCTTCCGCTTTTTTTCATGGTGATCATGCTAAGTGATTCCTATTTATTGGGACATCATACAACAAACCTTTTTGTATTGTTCAGTGCATTCCTGTATAGGCCTTTCAATGAAAAAAGTGAATAGAATACTTGTCATTATCCGTCGCTATAATGGAGATGTACTTCTTTCCTCTCCATTGATCGATGCACTTTACA
This DNA window, taken from Sulfurovum lithotrophicum, encodes the following:
- the groL gene encoding chaperonin GroEL (60 kDa chaperone family; promotes refolding of misfolded polypeptides especially under stressful conditions; forms two stacked rings of heptamers to form a barrel-shaped 14mer; ends can be capped by GroES; misfolded proteins enter the barrel where they are refolded when GroES binds), with product MAKEIFFSDKARNGLFEGVTKLADAVKVTMGPRGRNVLIQKSFGAPHITKDGVSVAREIELDDTLENMGAQLVKEVASNTADEAGDGTTTATVLAHSIFKEGLRNITAGANPIEVKRGMDKASAAIIDELKKISKEVKDKKEIAQVATISANSDETIGNLIAEAMERVGKDGVITVEEAKGINDDLEVVEGMQFDRGYLSPYFVTNTEKMTCEMENPLLLITDSKITSLKDLIPVLEQIQQSGRPLLIISDDLEGEALATLVLNRLKGVLNIAAVKAPGFGDRKKEMLKDIAILTGANVITEELGLSLDKATLDDLGQAARVVIDKDNTVIVDGKGDSAAVEARVAEIKVQVENTTSEYDKEKLQERLAKLSGGVAVIKVGAATETEMKEKKDRVDDALSATKAAVDEGIVIGGGAALAKASKAVKIDLNGDEAVGAEIILRAVYAPMKQIAQNAGFDAGVVADKIANNSDENLGFNAATGEYVNMLEAGIIDPLKVARVALQNATSVASLLLTTEATVSDIKEKNPAPAPAMPDMGGMPGMM
- the groES gene encoding co-chaperone GroES produces the protein MNFKPLGDRLLIQRVEEANTTASGIIIPDNAKEKPSKGKVIAVGSEVEDINVDDTVVFGKYSGNEIILDGEEFLIMESSDIFGILV
- a CDS encoding glutaredoxin family protein, coding for MEKKQKKVVLFTTPTCKWCTTAKNHLKSHGIKFKVIDISKDQKAAKDCEQHGCRGVPVYLIGSQWICGFDQKKVEKVLNL
- the serS gene encoding serine--tRNA ligase — encoded protein: MIDLKYLQNNFDEASTKLQKKGVDTAILEHLQNLFKTLKEANAKLEAAKAEQNSMSKLFGQYKREGKDITELKAKVDANKEAMVPLQEKAREAEASLYEVALAIPNFPDDSVPEGTDEEDNVELIKVLEPKSFDFEPLEHWALAEKNGWIDFERGVKLAKSRFSVLRGEAARLERALINFFLDTNTERGFEELCVPFMNNAQMLQGTGQLPKFEDDLFKIEDEDLYLIPTAEVPLTNMYNDEILSESELPVLMTGYTPCFRKEAGSAGRDTRGMIRQHQFDKVEMVAIAHPDKSDEVFDMMVQNASDILTALGLPHRVVELCGGDLGFSASKTIDLEVWLPGQNKYREISSISNTRDFQARRAKIRFKDNKKNRLVHTLNGSALAVGRTLIAIMENYQNEDGTIEIPEVLKKYM
- a CDS encoding 2-isopropylmalate synthase, translated to MNKETIKIFDTTLRDGEQSPGASMNTEEKIQIAAQLERLGVDIIEAGFAAASPGDFDAIEKIAQRVSNSTVCSLARAIDSDVKAAGEAVAKARMKRIHTFIATSKIHMEHKLKMSPDEVIKRAVRAVEYARTFVEDVEFSCEDAGRSDIGFMKEISDAVIQAGATTINLPDTVGFRLPFEIGAMVKEMSEYVKGRAIISVHNHNDLGLGVANSLEAVINGARQVECTINGLGERAGNAALEEIVMALRTRQDVFKGFETNINTKEIYPSSRLIASITGIEPQPNKAIVGKNAFAHESGIHQDGMLKNKETYEIIRPADIGLDMEDTLVLGKHSGRAAFKDKLSKLGFTLTDEALNSSFERFKILADRKKDIYDDDLRALVTNEMTSAPKIFELISLQLMDCSNGMPSAAVSIKKDDNEIIDASIGDGTMDAIFKTIDRISGYDGQLLDYKVKSVSKGKDALANVTVKVSFNGEPAIIGHGLNIDTMLASARAYIGALNSYLSMEGKLKSRHSDSSKTI